One stretch of Variovorax sp. TBS-050B DNA includes these proteins:
- a CDS encoding cation diffusion facilitator family transporter → MAESKVAIYGAIAANVAIAATKFVVAGITGSSAMLSEGIHSAVDTFNGVLLLVGIRLSQRPATVEHPFGHGKELYFWSLIVAVLIFGLGGGVSFYEGIQHMRHPEPMRDPTWNYVVLALAALFEGTSFLIALRQFRREARGVPFWRALDQSKDPTTYTVLAEDSAALAGLLVAALGIYLSHRLDMPVLDGAASVVIGLLLAGVAVLLISQARGLLIGEGIRPETARAIRDLAMQQPSVHEVGRVLSMYIGPDEVLAIVDVNFKEGTATGEAADAIAAIEQQVRARFPMIRRLFIEASEAPVEPLGHA, encoded by the coding sequence ATGGCCGAGTCGAAGGTCGCGATCTACGGCGCGATCGCCGCCAACGTCGCGATCGCGGCCACCAAGTTCGTGGTCGCGGGCATCACCGGCAGCTCGGCGATGCTGTCCGAGGGCATCCACTCGGCGGTCGACACCTTCAACGGCGTGCTGCTGCTGGTGGGCATCCGCCTCAGCCAGCGGCCTGCGACGGTCGAGCATCCCTTCGGCCATGGCAAGGAGCTCTACTTCTGGAGCCTGATCGTCGCGGTGCTCATCTTCGGGCTCGGCGGCGGGGTGTCGTTCTACGAAGGCATCCAGCACATGCGCCATCCGGAGCCGATGCGGGACCCGACCTGGAACTACGTGGTGCTCGCGCTGGCGGCGCTGTTCGAGGGCACGAGCTTCCTCATCGCGCTGCGCCAGTTCCGGCGCGAGGCCCGCGGCGTTCCGTTCTGGCGCGCACTCGACCAGAGCAAGGATCCGACGACCTACACCGTCCTCGCCGAGGACTCGGCCGCACTGGCCGGGCTCCTGGTGGCCGCGCTCGGCATCTATCTGAGCCACCGCCTCGACATGCCGGTGCTCGACGGCGCCGCCTCGGTGGTGATCGGGCTCCTGCTCGCGGGCGTGGCGGTGCTGCTGATCAGCCAGGCGCGCGGGCTGCTCATCGGCGAGGGCATCCGGCCCGAGACGGCACGCGCGATCCGCGACCTGGCGATGCAGCAGCCCAGCGTGCACGAGGTCGGCCGCGTGCTGTCGATGTACATCGGCCCCGACGAGGTGCTGGCGATCGTCGACGTGAACTTCAAGGAAGGCACTGCCACCGGCGAGGCGGCCGATGCGATCGCCGCGATCGAGCAGCAGGTGCGCGCGCGCTTCCCGATGATCCGGCGCCTCTTCATCGAGGCCAGCGAGGCGCCGGTCGAGCCGCTCGGCCACGCCTGA
- the xth gene encoding exodeoxyribonuclease III — protein sequence MKIATWNVNSLTARLQHVLDWLIANPVDVLCLQELKMSDDKFPLDVLRSAGYECAVFGQKTYNGVAILSLAPLRDVAKNIGGFTDDQSRVIAATVDTAAGPLRVVNGYFVNGQAPGTDKFAYKMGWLSALREWLRAEMAAHPQLVLLGDFNITPEDRDSYDPVGLKETIHHTTEEREQFKGLLQLGLVDSFRLFEQPEKSYSWWDYRMLGYQKNRGLRIDHILVSEPLVPRAKGCIIDRVPRKWEKPSDHAPVVLELDHGATAP from the coding sequence ATGAAGATCGCCACCTGGAACGTCAACTCCCTCACCGCCCGGCTGCAGCATGTGCTCGACTGGCTCATTGCCAATCCGGTGGACGTGCTGTGCCTGCAGGAGCTCAAGATGAGCGACGACAAGTTCCCGCTCGACGTGCTCAGGTCCGCCGGCTACGAATGCGCGGTGTTCGGGCAGAAGACCTACAACGGCGTGGCGATCCTGAGCCTCGCGCCGCTGCGCGACGTGGCAAAGAACATCGGCGGCTTCACCGACGACCAGTCGCGCGTGATCGCGGCCACGGTCGACACCGCGGCCGGTCCGCTGCGGGTGGTGAACGGCTATTTCGTCAACGGGCAGGCGCCGGGCACCGACAAGTTCGCCTACAAGATGGGATGGCTGAGCGCGCTGCGCGAATGGCTGCGCGCGGAGATGGCGGCGCACCCGCAACTGGTGCTGCTCGGCGACTTCAACATCACGCCCGAGGACCGCGACAGCTACGACCCGGTGGGCCTGAAGGAAACCATCCACCACACCACCGAGGAACGCGAGCAGTTCAAGGGCCTGCTGCAGCTCGGCCTGGTCGACAGCTTCCGGCTCTTCGAGCAGCCCGAGAAGAGCTACTCCTGGTGGGACTACCGCATGCTCGGCTACCAGAAGAACCGCGGCCTGCGCATCGACCACATCCTCGTGAGCGAGCCGCTGGTGCCGCGCGCGAAGGGCTGCATCATCGATCGCGTGCCGCGCAAGTGGGAGAAGCCGAGCGACCATGCGCCGGTGGTGCTCGAGCTCGACCATGGAGCGACGGCGCCATGA
- a CDS encoding sterol desaturase family protein: protein MIDRLTDAFSALQGWFFETLVQPLVYAVGLGGWTEDAFDATGWLLVGLIQVLVLLAVIGPLQRWRAVEPVTDRRAIRTDVLYTLIHRLGLFRLAMFFTLEPVFDEAIGSLRIAGWGTLHLDELWPGVTDVPVIAFAMYLVVLDLVGYWIHRGQHQFRWWWGLHSLHHSQRQMTMWSDDRNHLLDDVLHDTLIVVVAQLIGVAPGQFIAFVAFTQLSESLQHANLRLSFGAIGERLWISPRFHRLHHSIGLGHESRGAHTLGGSNFGVLLPWWDMLFGTANFENRYDPTGIRDQVEPGADGRVREYGRGFWAQQWLGLKRMAGRG, encoded by the coding sequence GTGATCGATCGTTTGACGGATGCGTTTTCCGCGCTGCAGGGCTGGTTCTTCGAGACGCTGGTGCAGCCCCTGGTCTACGCGGTCGGCCTCGGCGGCTGGACCGAGGACGCGTTCGACGCGACCGGCTGGCTGCTGGTCGGGCTGATCCAGGTGCTGGTGCTGCTGGCGGTTATCGGGCCGCTCCAGCGCTGGCGCGCGGTCGAGCCGGTGACCGACCGCCGCGCGATCCGCACCGACGTGCTCTACACGCTGATCCACCGGCTCGGCCTGTTCCGGCTCGCGATGTTCTTCACCCTGGAGCCGGTGTTCGACGAGGCGATCGGCAGCCTGCGCATCGCGGGATGGGGCACGCTGCACCTGGACGAACTCTGGCCCGGCGTGACCGACGTGCCGGTGATCGCCTTCGCGATGTACCTCGTGGTGCTCGATTTGGTCGGCTACTGGATCCACCGCGGCCAGCACCAGTTCAGGTGGTGGTGGGGCCTGCATTCGCTGCACCACTCGCAGCGCCAGATGACGATGTGGAGCGACGACCGCAACCACCTGCTCGACGACGTCCTGCACGACACGCTCATCGTCGTCGTCGCGCAGCTGATCGGCGTGGCGCCGGGGCAGTTCATCGCCTTCGTGGCCTTCACGCAGCTTAGCGAGAGCCTGCAGCATGCCAACCTGCGGCTGAGTTTCGGCGCCATCGGCGAGCGGCTGTGGATCAGCCCGCGCTTCCACCGGCTGCACCACAGCATCGGCCTGGGCCACGAGTCGCGCGGCGCCCACACGCTGGGCGGCAGCAACTTCGGCGTGCTGCTGCCGTGGTGGGACATGCTCTTCGGCACCGCGAACTTCGAGAACCGCTACGACCCCACGGGCATCCGTGACCAGGTCGAACCGGGCGCCGACGGCCGCGTGCGCGAGTACGGGCGCGGCTTCTGGGCCCAGCAGTGGCTGGGCCTGAAGCGCATGGCCGGGCGCGGCTGA
- the ntrC gene encoding nitrogen regulation protein NR(I), with the protein MKPIWIVDDDQSIRFVLEKALLREDLPTRSFTSAREVLAALELAAEDEQQGPQVLVSDIRMPGGSGLDLLDKIKAKHPGLPVIIMTAFSDLDSAVSAFQGGAFEYLPKPFDLPRAVELIRRAVDESQREEVAEERMVAAPEMLGQAPAMQDVFRAIGRLSQSNVTVLITGESGSGKELVARALHKHSPRASGPFVAINTAAIPKDLLESELFGHERGAFTGAQTMRRGRFEQAEGGTLFLDEIGDMPFDLQTRLLRVLSDGHFYRVGGHNSVKANVRVIAATHQDLEQRVKQGGFREDLFHRLNVIRLRLPALRERGEDVPALTRHFLQVSARQLGVEPKRISDAALARLAAFSFPGNVRQLENICHWLTVMAPAQLIEAKDLPPEVMAGSAGTEGHTAAPDPTAAAPQQSASVLQPSGAERDSAHAAAAGEPPAEGLVGTSSWESGLEMEAQALLAAGRTDVWDALSRRFESRLILTALANTRGRRIEAAQKLGIGRNTITRKIQELGIE; encoded by the coding sequence ATGAAGCCGATCTGGATAGTTGATGACGACCAATCGATCCGCTTCGTGCTGGAGAAGGCCCTTTTGCGCGAGGACCTGCCCACGCGCAGCTTCACCAGCGCGCGCGAGGTGCTGGCCGCGCTCGAGCTCGCGGCGGAGGACGAGCAGCAGGGCCCGCAGGTGCTCGTGAGCGACATCCGCATGCCGGGCGGTTCCGGGCTCGACCTGCTCGACAAGATCAAGGCCAAGCACCCCGGCCTGCCGGTCATCATCATGACGGCGTTCTCCGACCTCGACAGCGCCGTCTCGGCCTTCCAGGGCGGCGCCTTCGAATACCTGCCCAAGCCCTTCGACCTGCCGCGCGCGGTCGAGCTCATCCGCCGCGCGGTCGACGAGAGCCAGCGCGAGGAAGTGGCCGAAGAGCGCATGGTCGCCGCGCCCGAGATGCTGGGCCAGGCGCCAGCCATGCAGGACGTGTTCCGCGCCATCGGCCGGCTCTCGCAGAGCAACGTCACGGTGCTCATCACCGGCGAATCGGGCTCGGGCAAGGAGCTGGTGGCGCGTGCGCTGCACAAGCATTCGCCCCGCGCCAGCGGGCCCTTCGTCGCGATCAACACCGCGGCCATCCCGAAGGACCTGCTCGAGAGCGAGCTCTTCGGCCACGAGCGCGGCGCCTTCACCGGCGCGCAGACCATGCGCCGCGGGCGCTTCGAGCAGGCCGAGGGCGGCACGCTGTTCCTCGACGAGATCGGCGACATGCCCTTCGACCTGCAGACGCGGCTGCTGCGCGTGCTCAGCGACGGGCACTTCTACCGCGTGGGCGGCCACAACTCGGTCAAGGCCAACGTGCGCGTCATCGCGGCCACGCACCAGGACCTGGAGCAGCGCGTCAAGCAGGGCGGTTTCCGCGAGGACCTGTTCCACCGCCTCAACGTGATCCGCCTGCGGCTGCCGGCACTGCGCGAACGCGGCGAGGACGTGCCGGCGCTCACGCGCCACTTCCTGCAGGTGAGCGCGCGTCAGCTCGGCGTCGAGCCCAAGCGCATTTCCGACGCGGCGCTGGCCAGGCTCGCGGCCTTCAGCTTCCCGGGCAACGTGCGCCAGCTCGAGAACATCTGCCACTGGCTGACGGTGATGGCGCCGGCCCAGCTTATCGAGGCCAAGGACCTGCCGCCCGAGGTCATGGCCGGCTCGGCCGGCACGGAAGGCCACACTGCCGCGCCCGATCCCACCGCCGCCGCGCCCCAGCAGTCCGCATCGGTCCTGCAGCCCTCCGGTGCCGAGCGCGACAGCGCGCATGCCGCGGCCGCGGGCGAGCCGCCCGCGGAGGGCCTCGTCGGCACGAGCAGCTGGGAGAGCGGGCTCGAGATGGAAGCCCAGGCCCTGCTGGCCGCCGGCCGCACCGACGTGTGGGACGCGCTCTCGCGCCGCTTCGAATCGCGCCTGATCCTCACCGCCCTGGCCAACACCCGCGGCCGCCGCATCGAGGCCGCCCAGAAACTCGGCATCGGCCGCAACACCATCACCCGCAAGATCCAGGAACTGGGCATCGAATAA
- a CDS encoding molybdopterin-binding protein encodes MTRAFGLIVVGDEILSGKRADKHMPKVIELLAARGLQLGWAEYVGDVPTRITAALSRAFASGDVVFSTGGIGATPDDHTRQCAAQALRRPLELHPEAERLIRERMQDTAREQGVPYEADRPDNIHRLNMGVFPQGATIIRNPYNKIPGFSVDHVHFVPGFPVMAWPMIESVLDSRYADMFTTGQSAERSVIVFGAMEATLTPLMLAVEAAHEGVKVFSLPSVDHPEYGRHIELGVKGDPARLGAAYAQLIEGLHAFDAKLGPELVR; translated from the coding sequence ATGACCCGTGCGTTCGGCCTCATCGTCGTCGGTGACGAAATCCTCTCCGGCAAGCGTGCCGACAAGCACATGCCCAAGGTGATCGAGCTGCTGGCCGCACGCGGCCTCCAGCTCGGCTGGGCCGAGTACGTGGGCGACGTGCCCACGCGCATCACGGCCGCGCTGAGCCGGGCCTTCGCCTCGGGCGACGTGGTGTTCTCGACCGGCGGCATCGGGGCCACGCCCGACGACCACACGCGCCAATGCGCCGCGCAGGCACTGCGCCGGCCGCTCGAACTGCATCCCGAGGCCGAGCGCCTGATCCGCGAGCGCATGCAGGACACCGCGCGCGAGCAGGGCGTGCCCTACGAAGCCGATCGTCCCGACAACATCCACCGCCTCAACATGGGCGTGTTCCCCCAGGGCGCGACGATCATCCGCAATCCCTACAACAAGATCCCCGGCTTCAGCGTCGACCACGTCCATTTCGTGCCGGGCTTCCCGGTCATGGCCTGGCCGATGATCGAGTCGGTGCTCGACAGCCGCTACGCCGACATGTTCACCACCGGCCAGTCGGCCGAACGCTCGGTCATCGTCTTCGGCGCCATGGAAGCCACGCTCACGCCGCTGATGCTGGCGGTCGAGGCCGCGCACGAGGGCGTCAAGGTGTTCAGCCTGCCGAGCGTCGACCATCCGGAATACGGCCGCCACATCGAACTCGGCGTCAAGGGCGACCCGGCCCGGCTCGGCGCCGCCTATGCCCAGCTGATCGAAGGCCTGCACGCCTTTGATGCGAAGCTCGGCCCGGAATTGGTGCGCTGA
- the glnL gene encoding nitrogen regulation protein NR(II) has translation MVFGKKAAKATPRFQSFDLLSTLIAVVNTEGSVLFANAALEDALGTSRRTLEGSPFGACFNEPQVLRTAIDGARSNDFATLRYEAFLRRINHELMPVQVTLAQGDKAGELIIEMSPLEQQVRQDREERLLDQAQANKELIRNLAHEIKNPLGGIRGAAQLLQMEVESRDLVEYTQVIIHEADRLQTLVDRLLAPHRRPHVVGDVNIHEVCERVRSVILAEFPRDLHIERDFDVSIPEFRGDREQLIQATLNIAHNAAQALAERRAAGDAQITFKTRVARQVIFNKQWYRLALELHVIDNGPGVPDAIKDRIFYPLVSGREGGTGLGLTLAQTFVQQHHGVIECDSVPGRTDFKILIPLP, from the coding sequence ATGGTGTTCGGGAAGAAGGCGGCCAAGGCCACGCCACGCTTCCAGTCGTTCGACCTGCTGTCCACGCTGATCGCCGTGGTCAACACGGAGGGGTCGGTGCTGTTCGCCAACGCCGCGCTCGAGGACGCGCTGGGCACCTCGCGACGCACGCTCGAAGGCTCGCCGTTCGGCGCCTGCTTCAACGAGCCGCAGGTGCTGCGCACCGCCATCGACGGCGCGCGCAGCAACGACTTCGCCACGCTGCGCTACGAAGCCTTCCTGCGCCGCATCAACCACGAGCTGATGCCGGTGCAGGTCACGCTGGCGCAGGGCGACAAGGCGGGCGAGCTGATCATCGAGATGTCGCCGCTCGAGCAGCAGGTGCGCCAGGACCGCGAGGAACGCCTGCTCGACCAGGCGCAGGCGAACAAGGAACTCATCCGCAACCTCGCGCACGAGATCAAGAACCCGCTCGGCGGCATCCGCGGCGCGGCGCAGCTGCTGCAGATGGAGGTCGAGTCGCGCGACCTCGTCGAATACACCCAGGTCATCATCCACGAGGCCGACCGGTTGCAGACGCTGGTCGACCGATTGCTCGCGCCGCACCGCCGACCGCACGTGGTGGGCGACGTCAACATCCACGAGGTGTGCGAGCGCGTGCGCTCGGTCATCCTGGCGGAGTTTCCGCGCGACCTGCACATCGAGCGCGATTTCGACGTCTCGATCCCCGAGTTCCGCGGCGACCGCGAGCAGCTGATCCAGGCCACGCTCAACATCGCGCACAACGCGGCGCAGGCGCTCGCCGAACGGCGTGCCGCGGGCGATGCGCAGATCACCTTCAAGACGCGGGTCGCCCGCCAGGTGATCTTCAACAAGCAGTGGTATCGATTGGCACTGGAATTGCATGTCATCGACAATGGACCGGGTGTGCCGGACGCGATCAAGGACCGCATCTTCTATCCGCTCGTATCGGGCAGGGAAGGCGGGACGGGGCTCGGATTGACGCTGGCGCAGACTTTCGTGCAACAGCATCACGGCGTGATCGAGTGCGACAGTGTCCCGGGCCGAACCGATTTCAAGATACTGATTCCGCTGCCCTAG
- a CDS encoding 16S rRNA pseudouridine(516) synthase, which yields MHLQDILYSQGFGTRRVCAGLIQQGHVRIAGELADDPFADLEPEGLRFTVQGTEWAYHEKAYLMLHKPAGTECSQKPSTYPSIYTLLPSPLRLRPNKGAVQGVQAIGRLDQDTTGLLLLTDDGQFIHKMGSPKHHVPKVYEVTAKHPVDPAQIDRLLAGVVLDDDPKPVRAAACESDGPLHLRLTLTEGKYHQVKRMLAAVGNRVEALHRSRIGTVALPDDLAPGQWRWLEAAEVAALRAPAK from the coding sequence ATGCATCTGCAAGACATCCTCTATTCCCAGGGCTTCGGCACGCGGCGCGTGTGCGCGGGGCTGATCCAGCAAGGCCACGTGCGCATCGCGGGCGAGCTGGCGGACGATCCTTTCGCCGACCTGGAGCCCGAAGGGCTGCGTTTCACGGTGCAGGGCACCGAGTGGGCCTACCACGAGAAGGCCTACCTGATGCTGCACAAGCCGGCCGGCACCGAGTGCTCGCAGAAGCCTTCGACCTATCCGAGCATCTACACGCTGCTGCCGTCCCCGCTGCGCCTGCGGCCCAACAAGGGCGCGGTGCAGGGCGTGCAGGCCATCGGCCGGCTCGACCAGGACACCACCGGCCTGCTGCTGCTGACCGACGACGGCCAGTTCATCCACAAGATGGGATCGCCGAAGCACCACGTGCCCAAGGTGTACGAGGTCACCGCCAAGCATCCGGTCGACCCGGCGCAGATCGACCGGCTGCTGGCCGGCGTGGTGCTCGACGACGACCCGAAGCCGGTGCGCGCCGCCGCCTGCGAATCCGACGGGCCGCTGCACCTGCGGCTCACGCTCACCGAAGGCAAGTACCACCAGGTCAAGCGCATGCTGGCCGCGGTGGGCAACCGGGTCGAGGCGCTGCATCGTTCGCGCATCGGCACCGTGGCGCTGCCCGACGACCTGGCGCCCGGCCAGTGGCGCTGGCTCGAGGCGGCCGAAGTCGCCGCCTTGCGCGCGCCGGCGAAATAA
- a CDS encoding EI24 domain-containing protein codes for MRLLLDSFWRAVAYCMLPRVIVLSLLPLGLMVLLAAVFGYFFWDATVAWTREALDAWPLLSSFWSWIGRLFSGDVTSVLAPLVVVFAATPVIVVVSLLIVAGLMAGPLTTLVADRRFPALQRKKGASFFGSVARSLGLTVLALLALVVSMPLWLIPPLVLILPPLIWGWLTYRVMSFDALAEHASAEERAALLRAHRLPLLCIGVLCGYLGAAPSIVWASGLLFAAAFFVLVPLAIWIYTLVFAFSALWFAHYCLDALAQLRAQREAAAALAGAGSASEGGADQAVLSQWKSP; via the coding sequence ATGCGCCTGCTCCTCGACTCCTTCTGGCGCGCGGTCGCCTACTGCATGCTGCCGCGCGTGATCGTGCTGTCGCTGCTGCCGCTCGGCCTGATGGTGCTTCTGGCGGCCGTCTTCGGCTACTTCTTCTGGGACGCGACGGTGGCGTGGACGCGCGAGGCGCTCGACGCCTGGCCGCTGCTGTCGAGCTTCTGGAGCTGGATCGGCCGCCTCTTCTCGGGCGACGTCACCTCGGTGCTCGCGCCGCTCGTGGTGGTCTTCGCGGCCACGCCGGTCATCGTGGTGGTGTCGCTGCTGATCGTGGCGGGGCTCATGGCGGGGCCGCTCACCACGCTGGTGGCGGACCGCCGCTTTCCGGCGCTCCAGCGCAAGAAGGGCGCTTCCTTTTTCGGCAGCGTCGCGCGCTCGCTCGGTCTGACCGTGCTGGCGCTGCTGGCACTCGTGGTGTCGATGCCGCTCTGGCTCATTCCGCCGCTGGTGCTGATCCTGCCGCCGCTGATCTGGGGCTGGCTCACCTACCGCGTGATGAGCTTCGACGCGCTGGCCGAGCATGCCAGTGCCGAAGAGCGCGCCGCGCTGCTGCGCGCACACCGGCTGCCGCTGTTGTGCATCGGCGTGCTGTGCGGCTACCTGGGCGCGGCGCCGAGCATCGTCTGGGCCTCGGGCCTGCTGTTCGCCGCCGCCTTCTTCGTGCTGGTGCCGCTCGCGATCTGGATCTACACGCTGGTGTTCGCCTTCTCGGCGCTCTGGTTCGCCCACTACTGCCTCGACGCACTGGCGCAATTGCGCGCGCAGCGCGAAGCCGCGGCGGCCCTTGCCGGCGCCGGCAGCGCGTCCGAGGGCGGGGCCGACCAGGCCGTTCTTTCTCAATGGAAATCCCCATGA
- a CDS encoding DUF3606 domain-containing protein, with protein MLDDMEIRIPQDDERIDITDLKEVDYWTKWFGVSEARLRMAVASAGTMKDDLRIYLGLP; from the coding sequence ATGCTGGACGACATGGAGATCCGCATTCCGCAAGACGACGAGCGCATCGACATCACCGACCTCAAGGAGGTCGACTACTGGACCAAGTGGTTCGGCGTGAGCGAGGCGCGGCTGCGCATGGCGGTGGCCTCGGCTGGCACGATGAAGGACGATCTCCGCATCTACCTTGGCCTTCCCTGA
- a CDS encoding polysaccharide deacetylase family protein produces MRRGPEPARRLRVRALAALLAVAACGPVPFSAWAQQGAACEKPVYLTFDTGHMGIADLVADVLKRQNVRVTFFAAAERTQDGGDSLDRHWAPWWKARAAEGHEFASHTYDHAYWRGDLKGVEPSFRIRPSAGALAGREFTWSAAEYCGNIAKASERLESITGRKPLPLYRAPGGKTSPRLLAAAKACGFEHVGWSPAGFLGDELPSEKFSNEKLLAQALDTIRPGDILLAHLGIWSRKDPWAPANLEPLIVGLKAKGFCFETLRRHPQYRDWIASHS; encoded by the coding sequence ATGCGAAGAGGACCTGAGCCCGCACGCCGCCTGCGCGTGCGCGCGCTGGCGGCGCTTCTGGCCGTGGCCGCCTGCGGCCCGGTGCCTTTTTCGGCCTGGGCGCAGCAGGGCGCCGCATGCGAAAAGCCCGTCTACCTGACCTTCGACACCGGCCACATGGGCATCGCCGACCTCGTGGCCGACGTGCTCAAGCGCCAGAACGTGCGCGTCACCTTCTTCGCCGCGGCCGAGCGCACCCAGGACGGCGGCGACAGCCTCGACCGGCACTGGGCGCCGTGGTGGAAGGCGAGGGCGGCCGAGGGCCACGAGTTCGCCTCCCACACCTACGACCATGCCTACTGGCGCGGCGACCTCAAGGGCGTGGAGCCGAGCTTCCGCATCCGGCCGTCGGCCGGGGCGCTCGCCGGGCGCGAGTTCACCTGGAGCGCCGCCGAGTACTGCGGCAACATCGCCAAGGCCTCCGAGCGGCTCGAAAGCATCACCGGCAGGAAACCGCTGCCGCTCTACCGCGCGCCGGGCGGCAAGACCTCGCCGCGCCTGCTCGCTGCCGCCAAGGCCTGCGGTTTCGAGCACGTGGGCTGGTCGCCGGCGGGCTTCCTGGGCGACGAGTTGCCGAGCGAGAAGTTCAGCAACGAGAAGCTGCTCGCGCAGGCGCTCGACACCATCCGTCCCGGCGACATCCTGCTCGCGCACCTCGGCATCTGGTCGCGCAAGGATCCGTGGGCGCCGGCCAACCTCGAACCGCTGATCGTCGGCCTCAAGGCCAAGGGCTTCTGCTTCGAGACGCTGCGCCGGCATCCGCAGTACCGCGACTGGATCGCATCGCATTCCTGA